The following proteins come from a genomic window of Euwallacea fornicatus isolate EFF26 chromosome 9, ASM4011564v1, whole genome shotgun sequence:
- the hyd gene encoding E3 ubiquitin-protein ligase hyd isoform X7, translated as MSSLQYVVHPLPGTEEQFIDRLKEVADRINRLGHTLHPVLSSLRVGIKKICLSSTSIALLLDDGRICRISYNILSDRLDLSKNDSKSSGGAGGASGGGSGSSGGTGGKPTNGGRGCRTRANTRLIPGQRASRGGTNGSSRGAPVIIGTSASGSARPMVTVPAPYVPEELVSQAQVVLQGKSRNLIIRELQRTNLDVNLAVNNLLSRDDEEGEEGDDAADSYVPEDLISLLDGGFHSDHSVIIDADAMFSEDMFGYAGIRNRSGGGRTGRLSDRDATSGGGSGADRDRENFSRWRDRQYFGPRKWLETALRDNPYEKDADHKKKDSACPLWISDDLEFWPEPAPKFSQIATLYSELIALSSNGQLYQWKWNEHEPYKHPENPNIHHPKTIALNLVNEKVVHLSGCSTRCSVATESGKVATWLDELLAPASNKLEHAAQAYTEFLSDRISALFTCPLYTVAKLESGALYWWGVLPFAQRKRLWEKYRAKCRKQRPSSNQSEIVAGSQVCMKNSPMYQPGAVGFTVSAGVPKIGQLQNAAWTLSDTCTFKIMNVQVQASGEKPKEEARPGSSGSSLYVFKKGSSNKRSEDTLTESSGSNSKSSNSKENTDRLDMPPPPSPASSTCSDTGSTSKRQKKLVVTVSDINLDTRKDEEEWHLRDVIFVEDMRNIPTGRVLKVDGAYAAVRFPSTHSREKEGVKDLDDIFQDCRLMRKDDLQVIKSSSTSRVPDCFQKTPRRIQMSENIGQILTIAVDGLGIHSVVRNGTKLTYCIFNISTGRVEQENPLPSDTTAFMGLCPPLINLTCAGESNQTVLILRDGNNTIYPLAKDCADAIRDPQFLDLPPVKCVAASTVAVPSTSLNMKNQVALVVFALEQQVLMPKILRCDIEGVRQVLGQLDQDLKLNTVTRPSILTERCDGNRNIFHAVLNMCTPPSNKDSDTIQEDPIRYIQVQEDQIPTQSWPPETFDVASGDEDSIMSLGSSAANKGSSHNHSLSNTIVHPSERRSNAMQILHFLLYESSTIESHLIELLCAKDAQGQTPFMLAVSSRSYPAALEIFERIMKLGTAQEREEMIFPKGSNADHSPLHVLCCNDTCSFTWTGAEHINQDIFECRTCGLTGTLCCCTECARVCHKGHDCKLKRTSPTAYCDCWEKCKCKALIMGNQSVRYELLSRLVKDTNLVCLPNSRGESILLFLVQTVGRQNQEQRQFSKSRPRTSSRNKTPSSDIESDMPEHDLEPPRFSRRALECLLSDWKAVKSMIMSGMREPGDLQASLNDQPYVSGQSGTTLLDKFTHCFLVKCQMSTDVLAETLIKEMKNPDKKLSDLARFVARRFVRSVVRIFVIFSIEMAPTSSKRRVLNNQNQPLIRCKRLFQSLSKLAIEELCETADSLIAPVRLGVARPTAPFSLATSPNDVLNGSEELFLVDPLAPSTSRQNSQSTSVAFPYLNESIRRSQAARELLNIIDSEGLGMAVDNDDDVASDHEDHQTERDLSLVGQAPSLAESENQEAPADQPEGRLQGEESDPELDLLAETESDSDDNHSNQDAASAQRSVQTGATAGSDSGGLLLFPEDESGESSQQEEEESEAGTDEPDNEEYVTEEQLERRRSRYSTAAGGSGQRSNLAPQNMQWAIRSRESGRSTGVRLANGSNLVFIDPTSLRRSTTGSATVAASSEPITMATTASCLARAFGIVVRQIADLLSTVSNNSSTGIPSSSYMGVSQDDICNVQIYLEFRLKSTWDWLLTVMDATEAQLKFGASLTNSLENGGVSVTTNSSTSSSSASGIGTQLHPTSAGSGGGHRRVPVRSLLASLADLVGSSSGVVRSSRAHALAGAAGGSVGSRIVGFTTNVENSRTRPDRDGDGHAARREFLSYCLSLMRAHNSEHLDSLPILDVSALKHVAYVFDALIYYMRSGMLDNRDEDIRSQNNMLPLPPCYDQDENENEEADEDIAVNMDTDSLDDQEVSNLASNISSNLNSSSQHGFSGKGRKHSFFQRSESTLCLGCPPPDPFETPMSEALPLADQPHLLQPNARREDLFGIPKQPITLSSTGNSDNPLEQLPTKLSLSTRTTEYAMRQPAHANHPISNALNVMGPNPLTYPKNYNPDAEVTREVQIQTEPSLASTSREPQPGPSSGSLSPHKDQKKRTMQPFESLLAAIGNKASEEAINEKPQDLSARNIPVSSIPLPPDVPQSSRPQIIVSPRKSEIPMDCNSQDSLVESTDRIATDVNLSLPGSSRSPGKSVIVRAGSSMVNTQSQKSNDSDIMMDVQQPETLENQEISANVTVVTTSVSQEPSKSPTIGQVVSHDLLLGRWRLSLDLFGRVFMEDVGLEPGSIVSELGGFPVKEAKFRRDMEKLRNNQQRDLTLSKIERDRTQLLMQTFKELNTQYSSYNRRNSSSPPLAVNKVKVTFKDEPGEGSGVARSFYTAIAEAILSNEKLPSLEAVQVVDSKYSQYNVLQRVKDRRIKKFRGSLPRLRQRDREILRRSLPSRGSGRNRDHHRRTMSVDARPFVPAENMHHNADAPSMPDLSAGPGSGGVNSLPNEHLTTHQQQLGDRLYPKVYNLHPTFAGRITGMLLELSPAQLLLLLASEESLRSKVEEAVEMILAHSQSHADMGSDSLLDFERGSRKSTGSRGVNSDNSVLEEGASEEEDIAPLFYCPGKRGFYAPRQGKATFERLNAFRNVGRLLGLCLLQNELCPIFLTRHVLKSILGRPIKFHDLAFFDPVVYESLRQLVVDAETKDGYSLFSALDLNFTIDLGPEEGGGTMEIVPNGKEIEVTASNVYDYVRKYAKYRMIKVQEKAIESIRTGVFDVLPEGSLDGLTAEDLRLLLNGVGDINVQVLISYTSFNDESGESGERLVKFKRWLWSIVEKMTHLERQDLVYFWTGSPALPASEDGFQPMPSVTIRPADDAHLPTANTCISRLYIPLYSSRTVLRQKLLLAIKIKNFGFV; from the exons ATGAGTTCTTTACAATATGTAGTGCATCCGTTACCTGGTACCGAAGAACAGTTCATTGATAG GCTCAAGGAAGTTGCAGATAGAATTAATCGCCTAGGGCATACTCTTCATCCAGTTTTGTCAAGTCTTCGTGTTGGTATTAAGAAGATTTGTCTCAGTTCCACTTCAATTGCTTTGTTGTTAGATGACGGTAGAATATGCCGGATTTCTTACAATATTCTCTCTGACAGATTAGACTTGAGcaaaaatgattcaaaaag TTCAGGGGGGGCTGGAGGAGCTTCGGGCGGAGGTTCTGGTTCAAGTGGCGGAACAGGTGGAAAACCCACCAATGGAGGACGAGGTTGCCGAACTAGGGCTAATACCAGACTCATTCCTGGACAAAGAGCTAGTAGGGGAGGTACTAATGGAA GTAGTCGAGGTGCGCCTGTCATAATAGGAACTTCTGCATCAGGCAGTGCAAGGCCTATGGTGACAGTCCCAGCTCCTTATGTTCCTGAAGAACTTGTATCCCAAGCTCAAGTTGTACTACAGGGGAAAAGcaggaatttaataattagagAATTGCAA AGGACCAATTTAGACGTAAATCTCGCAGTAAACAATCTTTTATCGCGCGACGACGAAGAAGGCGAGGAAGGTGACGACGCAGCTGACTCTTACGTCCCGGAAGATCTAATTTCATTACTCGATGGGGGATTTCATTCCGATCATTCAGTCATCATCGATGCCGATGCTATGTTTTCTGAAGACATGTTTGGATATGCTGGAATTAGGAA tCGCAGCGGTGGAGGTCGCACTGGGAGACTCTCAGATAGAGATGCAACTTCAGGTGGAGGTAGTGGTGCGGATAGAGATAGAGAAAACTTTTCCAGATGGCGCGACAGGCAATATTTCGGTCCGAGAAAGTGGTTGGAAACTGCATTGAGAGACAATCCTTATGAAAAGGATGCag ATCACAAGAAAAAAGACAGTGCATGTCCCCTTTGGATATCAGATGATTTGGAGTTTTGGCCAGAGCCGGCTCCCAAATTCTCTCAAATTGCTACTTTATACAGTGAACTTATAGCTCTATCTAGCAATGGACAACTTTATCAATGGAAGTGGAATGAGCATGAGCCTTACAAACATCCAGAG AACCCTAATATTCATCACCCAAAGACTATAGCCCTGAATTTGGTAAATGAAAAAGTGGTTCATCTCTCGGGTTGTTCCACCCGTTGTTCAGTTGCCACTGAAAGCGGCAAAGTAGCAACATGGCTAGACGAGTTGCTGGCCCCTGCTTCAAATAAATTGGAGCATGCCGCACAAGCGTACACAGAGTTCTTGAGTGATCGAATATCTGCCTTGTTTACTTGTCCCTTGTACACTGTTGCCAAGTTGGAAAGCGGAGCTTTATATTGGTG GGGAGTTTTGCCGTTCGCACAGCGCAAGCGTTTGTGGGAAAAATACAGGGCGAAATGTCGAAAGCAGCGTCCTTCATCAAACCAATCGGAGATCGTTGCCGGTTCTCAGGTGTGCATGAAAAATAGTCCGATGTATCAGCCAGGCGCCGTTG GTTTTACAGTATCTGCTGGAGTTCCCAAAATCGGTCAATTACAAAATGCAGCCTGGACATTAAGTGATACTtgcacttttaaaataatgaatgtgCAAGTACAAGCTTCCGGCGAAAAACCCAAGGAAGAGGCAAGGCCAGGGTCAAGTGGTTCTAGCTTAt ATGTTTTTAAGAAAGGTTCGTCCAACAAACGGTCTGAGGATACCCTTACTGAAT CTTCGGGTTCAAACTCAAAATCCTCTAATTCCAAAGAAAATACAGACAGACTGGATATGCCTCCGCCTCCATCTCCCGCATCCAGTACCTGTAGCGACACTGGAAGCACAAGTA AGCGTCAAAAGAAGTTGGTGGTAACGGTTTCCGATATAAATCTGGACACTCGCAAAGACGAAGAAGAGTGGCATTTGCGTGATGTGATTTTCGTCGAAGATATGCGTAATATACCCACGGGACGCGTGCTCAAAGTAGATGGAGCATATGCTGCGGTTCGTTTTCCATCTACACATTCTCGTGAAAAGGAAGGTGTAAAGGATTTGGATGATATCTTTCAGGATTGTCGTTTAATGAGAAAAGATGATCTTCAG GTAATAAAGTCGAGTTCCACCTCGAGAGTGCCGGACTGCTTTCAGAAAACACCTCGGAGGATTCAGATGTCTGAAAACATCGGACAAATTTTAACTATTGCAGTTGACGGGTTGGGGATTCATTCAGTTGTGCGTAATGGCACGAAGCTCACCTATTGCATTTTCAACATCAGCACTGGTCGTGTGGAGCAAGAAAATCCCTTGCCTAGCGATACAACAGCCTTTATGGGTCTTTGTCCTCCATTGATAAATCTTACTTGCGCCGGAGAG AGCAATCAGACAGTCCTGATACTGCGAGATGGGAACAACACTATTTATCCTCTAGCCAAGGACTGCGCTGATGCAATACGCGACCCTCAATTTCTTGATTTGCCTCCAGTTAAATGTGTAGCTGCTAGTACTGTAGCCGTTCCGAGTACAAGCCTTAACATGAAAAATCAAGTTGCTTTAGTGGTTTTTGCTTTGGAGCAGCAGGTGTTAATGCCCAAGATCCTAAGGTGTGATATTGAAGGTGTCAGACAG GTTTTAGGGCAATTGGATCAAGATCTTAAATTAAATACTGTTACAAGACCGTCGATTTTGACTGAGAGATGCGACGGGAACAGGAATATATTTCATGCTGTTTTGAATATGTGTACTCCCCCATCAAATAAAGATAGTGATACTATACAGGAAGATCCGATTAGGTATATTCAGGTTCAGGAGGATCAAATTCCCACCCAGAGCTGGCCGCCAGAGACTTTTGACGTAGCATCTg GCGATGAGGACAGTATAATGAGCCTTGGCAGCAGTGCAGCCAACAAAGGCAGTAGTCACAATCACAGCTTATCCAACACCATTGTGCATCCTTCAGAACGTCGCTCGAATGCAATGCAGATTCTCCACTTTCTTCTCTATGAATCCAGTACTATTGAAAGTCATTTAATAGAGTTACTGTGCGCCAAAGACGCGCAAGGTCAAACCCCGTTCATGCTCGCAGTTTCCTCACGAAGCTATCCGGCTGcccttgaaatttttgaaagaataATGAAGCTCGGAACTGCCCAAGAACGTGAAGAAATGATTTTCCCCAAGGGATCTAACGCAGACCATTCACCTCTTCATGTATTGTGCTGCAACGATACTTGCAGCTTTACTTGGACCGGTGCTGAACACATTAATCAAGACATATTTGAATGCAGAACTTGCGGGTTGACGGGAACTTTGTGCTGTTGCACGGAATGCGCCAGGGTTTGCCATAAAGGTCACGATTGCAAATTGAAGAGAACCTCACCTACGGCTTATTGTGACTGCTGGGAGAAGTGTAAATGTAAAGCCCTTATTATGGGCAATCAGTCTGTGAGATACGAATTGTTAAGCAGGCTGGTTAAGGACACAAATTTAGTGTGCCTGCCCAATTCTAGGGGTGAAAGTATTTTGCTGTTCCTAGTGCAGACTGTGGGCAGACAAAACCAGGAACAGAGACAGTTTAGTAAGTCTAGGCCGCGCACTAGTTCGCGGAATAAGACTCCGTCTTCGGATATTGAGTCTGATATGCCCGAACATGACTTGGAACCGCCGCGATTTAGTCGAAGGGCGCTGGAATGCTTGCTCTCCGATTGGAAGGCAGTCAAGAGTATGATTATGTCTGGAATGAGAGAGCCTGGTGATTTACAGGCAAGT CTTAATGATCAGCCCTATGTGTCTGGCCAATCCGGAACAACGTTATTGGATAAATTTACTCACTGCTTTCTAGTCAAGTGCCAAATGTCGACTGATGTACTGGcagaaactttaataaaagaaatgaaaaatcctGATAAAAAGCTTAGTGATTTGGCCAG ATTTGTGGCCAGAAGATTCGTCCGGTCAGTGGTGCGCATTTTCGTAATATTTAGCATAGAAATGGCCCCAACTTCTTCAAAAAGGCGTGTTTTAAACAATCAAAATCAGCCGTTAATACGGTGCAAGAGGCTGTTTCAATCGTTGAGCAAATTAGCTATTGAAGAATTGTGTGAAACGGCAGATTCACTGATAGCTCCGGTGAGATTGGGCGTCGCAAGACCTACTGCTCCCTTTTCGTTAGCAACCTCACCAAATGATGTTCTAAAT GGATCAGAAGAGTTGTTCTTAGTCGATCCTCTGGCACCCAGCACATCCAGACAAAACAGTCAAAGCACATCAGTAGCCTTCCCTTATTTAAATGAATCTATAAGAAGGTCTCAGGCCGCTAGGGAATTGTTGAATATCATCGATTCAGAAg GCCTTGGCATGGCAGTTGATAATGATGATGACGTCGCATCGGACCATGAAGATCATCAGACAGAGCGGGACTTGAGTTTGGTGGGCCAGGCTCCATCTTTGGCGGAAAGCGAGAATCAGGAAGCTCCTGCTGACCAACCAGAAGGACGGTTGCAG GGCGAGGAGTCAGACCCAGAATTGGACCTTTTGGCTGAAACTGAAAGCGACAGCGACGATAATCATAGCAATCAGGACGCGGCTAGTGCACAAAGGTCCGTCCAGACTGGTGCTACAGCAGGCAGTGATTCAG GAGGTCTGCTGTTATTCCCTGAAGATGAAAGCGGCGAATCAAGTCAACAGGAAGAAGAGGAAAGTGAGGCTGGTACCGACGAACCTGATAATGAGGAATATGTGACGGAAGAACAATTGGAGAGGCGTAG AAGCCGTTACAGCACTGCCGCCGGCGGCTCAGGTCAACGTTCGAATCTCGCACCGCAGAACATGCAGTGGGCGATCAGGTCTAGGGAATCAGGACGGTCAACTGGAGTCCGTTTAGCGAACGGCTCAAATCTGGTGTTTATAGATCCCACTTCTTTGAGAAGATCAACTACGGGAAGTGCTACGGTTGCTGCTAGTTCGGAACCCATTACCATGGCCACAACTGCCAGTTGTTTGGCGAGAGCGTTTG GAATCGTGGTGCGACAAATTGCAGATCTCCTTTCCACTGTTTCTAATAATTCAAGTACAGGAATTCCCTCATCCTCCTATATGGGAGTATCTCAAGACGATATCTGCAACGTGCAG ATCTACCTAGAATTCCGTTTAAAATCCACATGGGATTGGCTGCTAACCGTAATGGACGCTACCGAAGCCCAACTGAAATTCGGTGCATCTTTAACCAACTCTTTGGAGAATGGAGGCGTGAGTGTTACCACAAATAGTAGCACTTCATCGTCGAGCGCCTCAGGAATCGGCACTCAGCTACACCCGACGTCAGCAGGCTCAGGAGGTGGGCATCGTCGAGTGCCTGTTCGCTCCCTTTTAGCCTCACTTGCTGATTTAG TAGGTTCCAGTTCGGGGGTGGTGAGATCAAGTAGGGCTCATGCCTTAGCGGGTGCTGCAGGTGGATCCGTGGGTAGTCGTATTGTTGGATTTACTACGAATGTGGAAAATAGCCGGACTCGGCCAGATAGGGATG GTGACGGTCACGCCGCAAGGAGGGAGTTTTTGTCATATTGCTTGTCTTTAATGCGTGCCCACAACAGTGAACATCTGGATTCGTTGCCAATATTGGACGTATCGGCCCTTAAGCATGTGGCTTACGTGTTTGACGCTTTAATCTATTACATGCGTTCTGGAATGCTAGATAATAG GGACGAAGATATAAGAAGCCAGAACAATATGTTGCCATTGCCGCCATGTTATGATCAGGACGAAAACGAGAATGAAGAAGCGGATGAAGATATTGCCGTGAACATGGATACAGACTCACTTGATGATCAGGAAGTATCGAACTTGGCCAGTAACATATCCAGCAACCTGAACAGCTCATCCCAACATGGGTTTAGCGGGAAGGGACGGAAGCATAGTTTTTTCCAG AGATCAGAATCAACATTGTGTTTGGGTTGTCCTCCTCCCGATCCTTTCGAAACTCCAATGTCTGAAGCCCTGCCATTGGCAGATCAACCCCATCTTCTGCAGCCGAATGCTCGTCGTGAGGATCTATTTGGCATTCCCAAACAACCTATAACTTTAAGTTCCACAG GGAACTCTGATAATCCACTGGAGCAATTACCAACAAAACTAAGTTTATCAACTAGAACTACAGAATACGCAATGCGGCAGCCGGCTCACGCCAACCATCCTATTTCAAATGCCCTTAACGTCATGGGTCCTAATCCTTTAACGTACCCCAAAAACTACAACCCAGATGCTGAAGTAACTAGAGAAGTGCAg ATTCAAACGGAGCCAAGCCTGGCAAGCACTTCAAGAGAGCCCCAACCGGGGCCTAGTAGCGGAAGTTTGTCCCCGCACAAAGACCAAAAGAAGAGGACCATGCAGCCCTTTGAAAGCCTGCTGGCAGCTATCGGTAATAAAGCTAGTG aGGAGGCCATTAACGAAAAGCCACAAGACCTGTCGGCGAGAAATATTCCAGTGTCATCGATCCCATTGCCTCCTGACGTGCCTCAAAGTTCCAGACCTCAAATAATAGTTTCACCGAGAAAATCTGAAATTCCAATGGACTGCAATAGTCAAGATTCG TTGGTTGAAAGCACAGATCGTATCGCAACCGATGTCAATTTATCCCTTCCAGGATCGTCGAGAAGTCCTGGTAAAAGTGTAATTGTTCGAGCTGGATCATCAATG GTGAACACCCAGAGTCAGAAATCGAACGATTCCGATATTATGATGGACGTGCAGCAGCCGGAAACGTTGGAAAATCAAGAGATTTCTGCCAATGTTACAGTGGTGACAACCTCTGTGAGTCAGGAACCTTCCAAATCACCGACAATTGGGCAGGTTGTGTCTCATGATTTGCTGTTAG GGCGTTGGAGATTATCCTTGGATCTGTTCGGCCGCGTATTCATGGAAGACGTTGGTTTAGAACCAGGTTCAATCGTGTCCGAATTAGGCGGATTTCCCGTCAAAGAAGCCAAATTCAGGCGGGACATGGAAAAATTGAGGAACAACCAACAGAGAGATTTGACATTGTCAAAAATCGAGCGTGATCGTACTCAACTTTTAATGCAAACTTTCAAGGAACTTAATACGCAGTACAGTAGTTACAATCGAAGAAATTCTTCTTCTCCCCCTTTAGCAGTCAATAA AGTTAAAGTTACATTTAAAGACGAGCCAGGTGAGGGTAGCGGCGTAGCCCGAAGTTTCTATACTGCAATAGCTGAGGCTATCTTGTCCAATGAAAAATTACCCAGCTTGGAAGCAGTTCAAGTGGTGGATAGCAAGTACAGTCAGTACAATGTTCTTCAGAG GGTGAAGGACagacgaattaaaaaattcaggggTTCACTACCGAGACTGCGGCAACGGGACAGGGAGATCCTCCGACGGTCGTTGCCTTCTAGAGGTTCCGGTAGGAACCGTGACCATCACAGACGCACAATGAGTGTTGATGCGAGGCCATTTGTCCCCGCCGAGAATATGCATCACAACGCGGATGCTCCGTCTATGCCAGACCTGTCTGCTGGTCCAGGTTCGGGAGGAGTCAATTCTCTCCCCAACGAACATTTAACAACGCACCAGCAGCAGCTCGGAGACAGATTGTACCCGAAGGTTTATAATTTGCATCCGACTTTTGCCGGTAGGATAACCG GGATGTTGTTAGAGTTGTCTCCAGCACAGTTACTTCTGCTTTTGGCTTCGGAAGAATCTTTGCGATCAAAAGTAGAGGAAGCGGTGGAAATGATACTCGCACATTCTCAGTCTCATGCCGATATGGGTTCGGATTCTCTATTAG aTTTCGAACGCGGTTCGAGAAAAAGCACTGGTTCCCGAGGCGTCAACTCGGATAATTCTGTTCTAGAAGAGGGTGCTTCGGAAGAAGAAGATATTGCGCCTCTATTTTATTGTCCAGGAAAGAGGGGATTCTACGCACCCAGACAAGGCAAGGCTACCTTTGAAAGGTTGAATGCCTTTAGGAACGTGGGAAG GTTGTTGGGTTTGTGTTTGTTGCAAAACGAACTTTGCCCGATATTTCTAACACGCCACGTACTGAAGTCCATTCTGGGGCGACCCATAAAATTCCACGATTTAGCCTTTTTTGATCCTGTAGTTTACGAATCTCTCAGGCAATTGGTAGTAGATGCCGAGACTAAGGATGGCTATAGTTTGTTTTCGGCTTTGGATTTGAATTTCAC AATTGATTTAGGACCAGAAGAAGGTGGCGGTACCATGGAAATTGTACCTAACGGAAAAGAAATTGAAGTAACGGCAAGCAATGTGTACGATTATGTTCGGAAGTACGCCAAATACAGAATGATTAAAGTTCAGGAAAAAGCAATAGAA AGCATTCGTACTGGAGTATTCGACGTCCTCCCTGAAGGGTCTCTCGACGGATTAACTGCAGAAGACTTAAGACTACTCTTGAATGGGGTGGGTGATATTAACGTGCAGGTGCTGATTTCTTACACATCCTTCAACGACGAATCTGGAGAGAGTGGCGAAAGACTTGTCAAATTCAAGAGATGGCTGTGGTCTATCGTAGAGAAAATGACGCACTTAGAAAGACAAGATTTG gtttatttttGGACTGGATCCCCAGCTTTACCGGCTAGCGAAGATGGCTTCCAGCCGATGCCCTCAGTGACTATTAGGCCCGCCGATGACGCTCATCTTCCCACCGCCAATACGTGCATTTCACGTCTTTACATACCGCTTTACAGCAGCCGGACAGTTCTAAGACAAAAGCTGTTGCTGGcaatcaaaataaagaatttcgGCTTTGTTTGA